The following coding sequences are from one Hyphomicrobiales bacterium window:
- a CDS encoding flagellar basal body L-ring protein FlgH, producing the protein MTSISKYQRLAAIVLTGVALAGCSAADRVANIGEQPALSAIQNPTTQPGYRPVSMPMPEPVVATYSPNSLWRSGSRAFFNDQRASRVGDLVTVRVEITDSAQIANQTSRNRTANEELGGSGIVGYQLERLLPPGPTAEVIADFDTNSSSGGQGSVNRSESLTTTVAAVVTQVLPNGNMVIEGRQEVRVNFEVRELIVAGVVRPEDIDASNTIESSKIAEARIAYGGRGQITDVQQPRYGQQLFDILMPF; encoded by the coding sequence ATGACCTCGATTTCCAAATATCAGCGCCTGGCCGCCATCGTTCTGACGGGCGTCGCGCTTGCAGGCTGTTCAGCCGCCGACCGCGTCGCCAACATTGGTGAACAGCCAGCGCTTTCGGCCATTCAAAATCCAACGACTCAACCCGGCTATCGCCCGGTTTCCATGCCGATGCCTGAACCGGTGGTCGCAACCTACAGCCCCAACTCGCTCTGGCGTTCCGGTTCACGGGCCTTCTTCAACGATCAGCGCGCTTCCCGTGTTGGTGATCTGGTAACGGTGCGGGTCGAAATCACCGACAGCGCCCAAATCGCCAACCAAACCTCGCGGAACCGCACCGCGAACGAGGAACTGGGTGGTTCCGGTATTGTCGGTTACCAGCTTGAGCGGCTCTTGCCGCCTGGTCCAACCGCCGAAGTCATTGCCGATTTTGACACCAACTCATCCTCTGGCGGCCAAGGTTCAGTGAACCGCTCTGAAAGCTTGACCACGACCGTCGCTGCCGTCGTCACCCAGGTTCTGCCCAACGGCAACATGGTCATCGAGGGCCGCCAGGAAGTGCGGGTCAATTTCGAAGTGCGCGAGCTAATCGTCGCCGGTGTCGTGCGGCCGGAGGATATCGACGCTTCCAACACCATCGAATCGTCCAAGATCGCCGAAGCCCGCATTGCCTACGGTGGGCGCGGCCAGATCACCGACGTCCAACAACCGCG
- the flgA gene encoding flagellar basal body P-ring formation protein FlgA, whose protein sequence is MITRLLLALLFFFVAAPFSAAQSTIETRLADQFDTPLPLLRPQVIVTSDLVTLGDLFDHAGMHAETPVFRAPAPGTRGRVPAHTVLDAARQAGLDLVDLAGLTEITVERAGIRLHAVDFEQLLEEALQTRLIDQRGENAGRYAITLASNPSPTTLPAEIAGRLRVDLLAAPSGRSERFSAVIRTPSGQEIARLSGRAEHRVMIPVLGRPIARGDVVRASDLRLQDVAYSRTVGTPTLIETADIIGQAARRSLRAGAPINPDDLTEPLMVERQELVTLIYRHGALALTVRARAMDDGAEGQSIDVMNLQSNRVVRGVVAGHGLVHVLGPMQDIAASTRLTLSNADTAERIQ, encoded by the coding sequence ATGATCACCCGTTTGCTTCTTGCCTTGCTTTTCTTCTTCGTGGCCGCCCCTTTTTCCGCAGCCCAATCCACCATCGAAACGCGCCTCGCCGACCAATTCGATACACCTCTGCCGCTGCTTCGCCCGCAGGTCATCGTGACATCGGATTTGGTGACGCTGGGCGACCTATTTGACCATGCTGGCATGCATGCTGAAACACCGGTTTTTCGGGCGCCTGCGCCAGGAACACGCGGGCGAGTGCCAGCCCACACTGTGCTCGACGCAGCGCGTCAAGCTGGTCTCGACCTGGTCGATTTGGCTGGGCTCACTGAGATCACCGTGGAACGCGCCGGCATTCGCCTCCACGCGGTGGACTTTGAACAGCTTCTCGAAGAGGCACTGCAAACGCGCCTGATCGATCAACGCGGTGAAAATGCCGGACGCTATGCCATTACGCTTGCATCAAACCCATCGCCGACAACGCTGCCAGCAGAGATTGCCGGCCGTTTGCGTGTTGATTTGCTGGCGGCGCCATCCGGTCGGTCCGAGCGGTTTTCGGCGGTCATCCGCACGCCCTCGGGTCAGGAAATCGCCCGCCTCTCCGGCCGCGCTGAACATCGGGTCATGATCCCGGTGCTTGGCCGTCCGATCGCCCGCGGTGACGTCGTGCGCGCCTCTGATTTGCGTCTTCAGGACGTGGCTTACAGCCGGACGGTTGGCACGCCGACGCTGATCGAGACTGCGGACATTATCGGTCAGGCTGCACGCCGGTCGCTTCGTGCGGGCGCACCAATCAACCCCGATGATCTCACAGAGCCGTTGATGGTTGAGCGCCAAGAACTCGTGACGTTGATTTATCGCCATGGCGCCCTGGCTCTGACGGTGCGTGCCCGCGCCATGGATGACGGCGCCGAAGGTCAGTCCATCGATGTGATGAACCTTCAGTCCAACCGCGTTGTTCGCGGCGTCGTGGCTGGCCATGGCCTCGTGCATGTTCTTGGCCCGATGCAAGACATCGCAGCCTCCACTCGGCTTACTCTTTCCAACGCTGACACGGCGGAGCGCATTCAATGA
- the flgG gene encoding flagellar basal-body rod protein FlgG produces the protein MQALYIASTGMMAQETNVEVISNNIANMRTAGFKKQRAEFQDLLYQNLRRVGAETSEQGTLVPSGVQIGSGVMTAATPRIMSQGSIQPTDKELDMAISGDGFFQIQLPDGGTAYTRAGTFERDANGTMVTADGFTVEPGITIPDNARGLAIGIDGTVTAILGTGGTATNIGQIELARFINQSGLQAIGDNLFMETASSGAPVTGNPGEEGFGSVRQGYIELANVNSVTEISDLIAAQRAYEMNARVVRAADEMLSNTSQMMR, from the coding sequence ATGCAAGCGCTTTATATCGCATCCACCGGCATGATGGCCCAAGAGACGAACGTCGAGGTCATCTCCAACAACATCGCTAACATGCGCACCGCGGGCTTCAAGAAGCAGCGCGCTGAGTTCCAGGACCTGCTCTATCAGAACCTACGCCGTGTCGGCGCCGAGACATCCGAGCAAGGCACGCTGGTGCCATCCGGGGTCCAGATTGGCTCAGGTGTCATGACGGCGGCGACACCGCGCATCATGAGCCAAGGGTCTATCCAACCGACCGACAAAGAGTTGGATATGGCGATCTCCGGCGACGGTTTTTTCCAGATCCAATTGCCTGATGGTGGAACAGCTTACACCCGCGCAGGCACTTTCGAGCGCGACGCGAATGGCACGATGGTCACAGCCGACGGGTTTACCGTAGAGCCTGGCATCACCATCCCGGACAACGCACGCGGCCTTGCCATCGGCATCGATGGAACGGTGACCGCGATCCTTGGCACCGGTGGCACAGCAACCAACATTGGCCAGATCGAACTTGCCCGCTTCATCAACCAAAGCGGTTTGCAAGCGATCGGCGACAATCTGTTCATGGAAACGGCCTCCAGCGGCGCCCCAGTCACCGGCAATCCAGGTGAAGAAGGCTTTGGCTCGGTTCGGCAGGGTTACATCGAACTCGCCAACGTGAACTCAGTCACTGAAATCTCCGATCTCATCGCCGCGCAACGCGCCTATGAGATGAACGCCCGTGTGGTCCGCGCAGCCGATGAAATGCTGTCCAACACCTCGCAGATGATGCGCTAA
- the flgF gene encoding flagellar basal-body rod protein FlgF, translated as MMNAQLVALSREVALRRELDVIANNLANMNTTAFQAERVAFEDYLMPRAEASAFQNRDHDVAFVQDWATYRDLEPGAREVTGNELDVALSPGGFLTVETPQGVRYTRDGSLQINDQGQLVTQRGHPVISLGGTPILFTPADSDITITGTGEVTTNNGARGTLQLVSFPNEQALEKLGSNLYAADEEPNPDPTVRLTQGVLETSNVQPVREMSRLVEVQRAYEMQSNMLRQSDQMRQEAIRLLGRLS; from the coding sequence ATGATGAACGCACAGCTTGTCGCACTGTCCCGCGAGGTCGCCCTGCGCCGCGAACTGGATGTCATCGCCAACAATCTGGCCAACATGAACACCACCGCCTTCCAGGCTGAACGTGTGGCCTTTGAAGATTATCTCATGCCGCGCGCCGAAGCCTCCGCCTTCCAGAACCGCGACCATGATGTGGCATTTGTTCAAGATTGGGCGACCTACCGTGATTTGGAACCCGGCGCTCGTGAGGTCACCGGCAATGAACTGGACGTGGCGCTTTCGCCGGGCGGCTTTCTGACGGTCGAGACACCGCAGGGCGTTCGTTACACCCGCGATGGCTCCCTGCAAATCAACGACCAGGGTCAGTTGGTTACCCAGCGCGGGCATCCCGTCATCTCACTCGGTGGGACGCCGATCCTCTTCACCCCTGCCGACAGCGACATCACTATCACCGGCACAGGCGAGGTAACCACCAACAATGGTGCTCGTGGCACGCTGCAGCTGGTGTCCTTCCCCAACGAACAGGCGCTGGAAAAGCTCGGATCCAATCTATATGCGGCGGACGAAGAGCCAAACCCGGATCCTACCGTCCGCCTCACGCAGGGCGTGCTGGAGACATCCAACGTGCAGCCGGTGCGGGAAATGTCCCGTCTGGTTGAAGTCCAACGGGCCTATGAAATGCAATCGAACATGCTTCGCCAATCCGATCAGATGCGTCAGGAGGCCATTCGCCTCCTTGGCCGCCTGAGCTAA
- a CDS encoding flagellar basal body-associated FliL family protein has product MEADAAAEGEESQEGGGKRKLSKKMLMIIGGGAVVMLLGGGAGAAFMLGWVGGSSPEEVALEQAQAPKFYYDLPEITVNLANAEQRAQYLRLIVALEISNEEIAGVIEPNLPRILDVFQTYLRELRVSDLEGSAGLFRLKHELQRRINLAIFPAEVDAVLFREIIVQ; this is encoded by the coding sequence ATGGAGGCCGACGCGGCTGCGGAGGGTGAGGAGTCTCAGGAAGGGGGCGGCAAGCGAAAGCTCTCCAAAAAGATGCTGATGATCATCGGCGGTGGCGCTGTGGTCATGCTTCTTGGCGGCGGGGCCGGTGCGGCATTCATGCTCGGATGGGTCGGCGGGTCCTCGCCTGAAGAGGTTGCCCTTGAGCAGGCGCAGGCGCCGAAGTTCTATTACGACTTGCCGGAAATCACGGTGAACCTCGCCAATGCTGAGCAGCGCGCGCAATATCTTCGCCTGATCGTTGCGTTGGAAATCAGCAATGAAGAAATCGCTGGTGTCATCGAGCCAAATTTGCCGCGCATTCTCGATGTTTTTCAAACTTACTTGCGCGAATTGCGGGTGTCCGACCTGGAAGGATCAGCAGGCCTGTTTCGCCTGAAGCATGAGCTTCAGCGGCGCATAAACCTCGCGATCTTTCCTGCCGAGGTCGATGCCGTTCTTTTCCGCGAAATCATCGTTCAATAG
- the fliM gene encoding flagellar motor switch protein FliM: MAEEDDWDDEDDADDMAAQWAAMLDDEDEEDSESQQKGADRVLSQDEIDNLLGFNAEQGHDGETSGVRAIINSALVSYERLPMLEIIFDRLVRLTTTSLRNFTSDNVEVSLDGITSVRFGDYLNSIPLPAILSVFKAEEWDNFGLITVDSSLIYSVIDVLLGGRRSSSSMRVEGRPYTTIEMNLVRRMVEVLINDAEAAFAPLSKVTFNVDRLETNPRFATICRPANAAILVEMRVDMEDRGGKVELLIPYATIEPIRELLLQMFMGEKFGRDSIWEGHLATEIYSAKIGVDAVIYEEMMPLSKVMDFKEGQTLMFETAPTDPIYLKCGETVLTEGQLGQRDRNVAVRVTRNLRKPKTTLASFEHAEQPNPMES, encoded by the coding sequence ATGGCCGAAGAAGACGATTGGGACGATGAGGACGACGCCGACGACATGGCGGCCCAATGGGCGGCGATGTTGGATGACGAGGATGAAGAAGACTCTGAATCCCAGCAAAAGGGCGCCGACCGTGTTTTAAGCCAGGATGAGATCGACAATCTGCTTGGCTTCAATGCTGAGCAAGGCCATGACGGTGAGACGTCCGGTGTTCGCGCGATCATCAACTCCGCGCTGGTTTCCTATGAACGCCTGCCGATGTTGGAGATCATCTTCGATCGGTTGGTGCGATTGACCACCACAAGCCTGCGCAACTTTACCTCCGACAACGTCGAAGTTTCGCTGGATGGTATCACCTCGGTGCGTTTTGGCGATTATCTCAACTCCATTCCCTTGCCGGCCATTCTCTCGGTTTTCAAAGCCGAAGAATGGGACAATTTTGGTCTGATCACGGTTGATTCCAGCCTGATCTACTCGGTCATTGATGTGCTCCTGGGCGGTCGTCGTTCCTCGTCGTCGATGCGCGTCGAGGGGCGTCCTTATACGACCATCGAGATGAACCTTGTCCGCCGCATGGTCGAGGTGTTGATCAATGATGCCGAGGCGGCCTTTGCGCCGCTTTCCAAGGTCACGTTCAACGTTGATCGACTGGAGACCAATCCGCGTTTTGCAACCATCTGCCGGCCCGCCAATGCGGCGATCCTGGTTGAGATGCGCGTCGATATGGAGGATCGCGGCGGCAAGGTTGAGCTGCTGATTCCGTACGCCACGATCGAGCCGATCCGTGAACTTCTCCTGCAGATGTTCATGGGGGAAAAATTCGGTCGCGACTCGATTTGGGAAGGCCATTTGGCCACCGAAATCTACTCGGCCAAGATCGGTGTCGATGCCGTCATCTACGAAGAGATGATGCCGCTTTCCAAGGTCATGGACTTCAAAGAAGGGCAGACCTTGATGTTTGAAACAGCGCCCACTGATCCGATTTATCTGAAATGCGGTGAGACGGTTCTGACCGAAGGCCAATTGGGGCAGCGAGATCGCAATGTTGCGGTTCGCGTGACCCGCAATCTGCGCAAGCCAAAAACAACGCTCGCCTCGTTTGAACATGCCGAGCAACCCAACCCGATGGAGTCGTGA
- a CDS encoding chemotaxis protein: protein MLNLPLSLVIEGLVAILLVITIGYCILLNSRLKRLRADEEGLRATIAELLTATEIAERAIQGLRTTSAQCDQTLGQRLHQANQVSEELSTKLNSAGAVVERLGKMAGLPVGEAKAPAASPRPIQPAANRAPAAQAGPATQSAPAAPSPSQRLDDAARALQDRLQRVAS, encoded by the coding sequence ATGTTGAACCTTCCTTTGAGCCTTGTGATCGAAGGTCTTGTGGCCATCCTCCTGGTGATCACCATCGGCTATTGCATCCTGCTCAACAGTCGGTTGAAACGTCTACGAGCCGATGAAGAGGGCCTGCGCGCCACGATCGCTGAACTGCTGACAGCCACCGAGATTGCTGAGCGAGCCATTCAGGGCCTGCGCACAACATCGGCGCAATGCGATCAGACGCTTGGCCAGCGCCTGCATCAGGCCAATCAGGTGTCCGAAGAGCTTTCAACGAAACTGAACTCGGCCGGTGCCGTGGTGGAACGTCTTGGCAAAATGGCTGGGTTGCCTGTTGGTGAGGCCAAGGCGCCAGCCGCCTCACCACGACCGATCCAGCCCGCCGCCAACCGCGCGCCTGCAGCGCAGGCCGGGCCGGCTACTCAATCTGCGCCGGCCGCGCCAAGCCCTAGCCAGCGCCTAGATGATGCCGCGCGCGCTCTGCAAGACCGTCTCCAACGGGTGGCCTCCTAG